From a single Solanum dulcamara chromosome 4, daSolDulc1.2, whole genome shotgun sequence genomic region:
- the LOC129885795 gene encoding calmodulin-binding transcription activator 2 isoform X4 has translation MADCGSDPPGFRLDITQILSEVQHRWLRPAEICEILRNHRKFHLTPEAPYRPVSGSVFLFDRKVLRYFRKDGHNWRKKKDGKTVKEAHEKLKVGSIDVLHCYYAHGEEDDNFQRRSYWMLEQDLMHIVFVHYLEVKGNKVNVGCIRSTKLAHSNYLNDCSLSDSLPTRHKKLASANADSTSLSSTLTEAHEEAESEDSHQACSRFHSYPDRASGMDSHLVENRDTICSSYGSPQSSVEYTPLPGIDGARKCDLGNFASGSHRTIDLGSQEPVSQHCSNGEMVCHDDFKNNLSVHGNWQFHGQNVNQDLIADSSYDLGLPSDLLTVRGQSYLYPDEQEEQLTQLNLQYLNSLVEVQGDINQENCMDMLELGDYSTIKQPHLSSVKMEEGLKKVDSFSRWVAKELEDVEELHMQPSNQMSWNVIDTEADGSCLPSQLHVESDSLSPSLSRDQVFSIIDFSPNWAYSNLETKVLITGRFLKSEGELVEYKWSCMFGEVEVPAEVLADGILRCHAPPHKPGVLPFYVTCSNRLACSEVREFEYRFGPYQELGAADVSRTEKHLLERIENLLSLGSVGSCYSSDSMEDSKEKQSTVNKIICMMEEENQQMIERVSYNDTSQCRVKEDLYFERKLKQNFYAWLVHQVTYDERGRTLLDDEGQGVLHLVAALGYDWALKAILSSGVSVDFRDMNGWTALHWAAFYGREKTVVGLVSLGASPGALTDPSAEFPLGRTPADLASANGHKGISGFLAESSLTTHLSKLTVTDAKEELASEVCGAKVGETVTERVAVTTTENDVPDVLSLKDSLAAIRNATQAAARIHQIFRVQSFQRKQIIEHCDNELSSDENALSIVASRACKLGQNNGIAHAAAIQIQKKFRGWNKRKEFLLIRQKIVKIQAHIRGHQVRKKYKPIIWSVGILEKVILRWRRKRSGLRGFRSEAVMNKPSTQEDSLPEDDYDFLKEGRKQTEVRMQKALARVKSMTQYPEGRAQYRRLLSAAEGLREVKQDGPTQIPEIPDDTVYPEEELFDVESLLDDDTFMSIAFE, from the exons ATGGCGGATTGTGGATCGGATCCTCCCGGATTTAGATTAG ACATAACACAGATATTATCAGAAGTGCAGCATCGTTGGCTGAGACCCGCTGAGATTTGTGAAATCCTGCGGAACCATAGGAAGTTCCATTTAACCCCAGAGGCTCCATACAGGCCAGTTA GTGGCTCTGTTTTTCTTTTCGATAGGAAGGTTCTAAGATACTTTAGGAAGGATGGGCATAAttggaggaagaagaaggatgggaagACAGTTAAAGAAGCTCATGAGAAGCTGAAG GTTGGAAGTATTGATGTGCTACACTGCTATTATGCCCATGGAGAAGAAGATGATAATTTTCAAAGGCGCAGTTATTGGATGCTTGAACA GGATCTCATGCACATAGTTTTTGTCCACTATTTGGAAGTTAAG GGTAACAAGGTGAATGTCGGTTGCATCAGAAGCACTAAATTAGCTCACTCAAACTATCTGAATGACTGCTCATTGTCCGATAGTCTCCCTACGAGACACAAAAAGCTAGCTTCAGCTAATGCTGATTCAACAAGTCTATCAAGCACTTTAACAGAAGCACATGAAGAAGCTGAATCAG AAGATAGTCACCAAGCGTGTTCTAGATTTCATTCATATCCAGACCGAGCATCTGGAATGGACAGTCATCTAGTGGAGAATAGGGATACCATCTGTAGTTCATATGGTTCACCTCAATCTTCAG TGGAGTATACACCACTTCCCGGTATAGATGGAGCCAGAAAGTGTGATCTTGGTAATTTTGCATCTGGTTCTCATAGAACAATTGATTTGGGATCTCAGGAACCAGTTTCTCAGCATTGTTCAAATG GTGAGATGGTATGCCACGATGATTTCAAGAATAATTTGTCAGTCCATGGAAATTGGCAG TTTCATGGACAAAATGTCAATCAGGATTTGATTGCAGATTCGAGCTATGATTTGGGACTACCTTCGGATCTACTTACTGTTAGGGGGCAATCGTACTTATATCCTGATGAGCAAGAAGAGCAACTAACACAATTGAATCTTCAATATCTGAATTCACTCGTGGAAGTTCAAGGTGACATTAATCAAGAGAATTGTATGGATATGCTAGAGCTTGGAGACTATTCTACAATCAAACAGCCTCATTTGAGCAGTGTAAAAATGGAAGAAGGCCTGAAAAAAGTTGACAGCTTCTCCCGATGGGTTGCCAAAGAGCTTGAGGATGTTGAGGAGTTGCATATGCAGCCAAGTAATCAAATGTCATGGAATGTTATAGATACTGAGGCTGATGGTTCCTGTCTGCCAAGCCAGTTGCATGTGGAATCagattcactgagtccctctctctctcggGATCAGGTTTTCAGCATCATTGATTTTTCACCTAATTGGGCTTATTCAAACTTGGAAACGAAG GTATTGATTACTGGAAGATTTCTTAAGAGTGAGGGCGAGCTGGTTGAGTACAAGTGGTCATGTATGTTTGGGGAAGTAGAGGTTCCTGCAGAGGTTTTAGCAGACGGGATACTTCGTTGTCATGCTCCCCCACACAAACCAGGAGTACTCCCTTTTTACGTGACATGTTCAAATAGATTGGCTTGTAGTGAAGTCAGAGAATTCGAATACAGATTTGGACCTTATCAGGAACTTGGTGCTGCCGATGTTTCTAGGACTGAGAAGCATCTCCTTGAACGAATTGAAAATTTATTGTCCTTGGGATCTGTTGGTAGTTGTTACAGTTCTGATAGTATGGAGGATTCTAAGGAGAAACAAAGCACAGTTAATAAAATCATCTGTATGATGGAGGAAGAGAATCAGCAGATGATAGAGAGAGTGTCGTACAATGATACATCCCAATGCAGGGTGAAAGAGGAtctatattttgaaagaaagCTGAAACAGAATTTCTATGCATGGCTGGTTCACCAAGTTACCTATGATGAAAGAGGGCGAACTCTTCTCGATGATGAAGGCCAAGGTGTACTTCATTTGGTAGCTGCACTTGGTTATGATTGGGCCTTAAAGGCAATTTTATCATCAGGGGTAAGTGTAGATTTTCGTGACATGAATGGATGGACTGCACTTCATTGGGCCGCATTTTATGGAAG GGAGAAGACTGTTGTTGGTCTTGTCTCTTTAGGTGCATCTCCTGGAGCATTGACAGACCCATCTGCTGAATTTCCTTTGGGTAGAACCCCTGCTGATCTGGCATCTGCCAATGGACACAAGGGAATATCTGGATTTCTTGCTGAATCTTCTTTGACCACTCACCTTTCTAAGCTTACTGTGACTGATGCAAAGGAAGAACTTGCTTCAGAAGTTTGTGGAGCAAAAGTTGGAGAAACAGTTACAGAGCGTGTGGCTGTTACAACTACTGAAAATGATGTGCCAGATGTACTGTCACTTAAGGATTCCCTGGCTGCTATACGCAATGCTACTCAAGCAGCTGCTCGGATACACCAAATTTTCAGGGTTCAGTCATTTCAGAGGAAGCAAATTATTGAGCATTGTGATAATGAGTTATCATCTGATGAGAATGCTCTTTCTATTGTAGCTTCTAGAGCTTGTAAGTTGGGGCAAAACAATGGTATAGCTCATGCGGCTGCCATTCAAATCCAGAAAAAGTTTCGTGGCTGGAATAAGAGAAAAGAGTTCCTTTTAATTCGACAAAAAATTGTTAAAATTCAG GCTCATATAAGGGGGCATCAAGTGAGGAAGAAATATAAACCAATTATCTGGTCGGTAGGAATTCTGGAGAAGGTGATATTGCGGTGGAGACGTAAAAGAAGTGGTTTGAGGGGATTTAGATCAGAGGCGGTCATGAATAAGCCAAGCACACAAGAGGACTCATTACCGGAGGATGATTATGATTTTCTAAAGGAAGGAAGAAAGCAGACTGAAGTCAGAATGCAAAAAGCCCTTGCTAGGGTGAAGTCCATGACTCAATATCCTGAGGGTCGTGCTCAATATCGTAGGCTGCTTAGTGCTGCTGAAGGACTTCGTGAAGTGAAG CAGGATGGTCCAACTCAAATTCCGGAGATCCCAGATGATACCGTCTACCCTGAAGAGGAGTTGTTTGATGTTGAAAGTCTGTTGGATGATGATACTTTCATGTCTATAGCATTTGAataa
- the LOC129885795 gene encoding calmodulin-binding transcription activator 2 isoform X5, which produces MADCGSDPPGFRLDITQILSEVQHRWLRPAEICEILRNHRKFHLTPEAPYRPVSGSVFLFDRKVLRYFRKDGHNWRKKKDGKTVKEAHEKLKVGSIDVLHCYYAHGEEDDNFQRRSYWMLEQDLMHIVFVHYLEVKGNKVNVGCIRSTKLAHSNYLNDCSLSDSLPTRHKKLASANADSTSLSSTLTEAHEEAESEDSHQACSRFHSYPDRASGMDSHLVENRDTICSSYGSPQSSVEYTPLPGIDGARKCDLGNFASGSHRTIDLGSQEPVSQHCSNGEMVCHDDFKNNLSVHGNWQDLIADSSYDLGLPSDLLTVRGQSYLYPDEQEEQLTQLNLQYLNSLVEVQGDINQENCMDMLELGDYSTIKQPHLSSVKMEEGLKKVDSFSRWVAKELEDVEELHMQPSNQMSWNVIDTEADGSCLPSQLHVESDSLSPSLSRDQVFSIIDFSPNWAYSNLETKVLITGRFLKSEGELVEYKWSCMFGEVEVPAEVLADGILRCHAPPHKPGVLPFYVTCSNRLACSEVREFEYRFGPYQELGAADVSRTEKHLLERIENLLSLGSVGSCYSSDSMEDSKEKQSTVNKIICMMEEENQQMIERVSYNDTSQCRVKEDLYFERKLKQNFYAWLVHQVTYDERGRTLLDDEGQGVLHLVAALGYDWALKAILSSGVSVDFRDMNGWTALHWAAFYGREKTVVGLVSLGASPGALTDPSAEFPLGRTPADLASANGHKGISGFLAESSLTTHLSKLTVTDAKEELASEVCGAKVGETVTERVAVTTTENDVPDVLSLKDSLAAIRNATQAAARIHQIFRVQSFQRKQIIEHCDNELSSDENALSIVASRACKLGQNNGIAHAAAIQIQKKFRGWNKRKEFLLIRQKIVKIQAHIRGHQVRKKYKPIIWSVGILEKVILRWRRKRSGLRGFRSEAVMNKPSTQEDSLPEDDYDFLKEGRKQTEVRMQKALARVKSMTQYPEGRAQYRRLLSAAEGLREVKQDGPTQIPEIPDDTVYPEEELFDVESLLDDDTFMSIAFE; this is translated from the exons ATGGCGGATTGTGGATCGGATCCTCCCGGATTTAGATTAG ACATAACACAGATATTATCAGAAGTGCAGCATCGTTGGCTGAGACCCGCTGAGATTTGTGAAATCCTGCGGAACCATAGGAAGTTCCATTTAACCCCAGAGGCTCCATACAGGCCAGTTA GTGGCTCTGTTTTTCTTTTCGATAGGAAGGTTCTAAGATACTTTAGGAAGGATGGGCATAAttggaggaagaagaaggatgggaagACAGTTAAAGAAGCTCATGAGAAGCTGAAG GTTGGAAGTATTGATGTGCTACACTGCTATTATGCCCATGGAGAAGAAGATGATAATTTTCAAAGGCGCAGTTATTGGATGCTTGAACA GGATCTCATGCACATAGTTTTTGTCCACTATTTGGAAGTTAAG GGTAACAAGGTGAATGTCGGTTGCATCAGAAGCACTAAATTAGCTCACTCAAACTATCTGAATGACTGCTCATTGTCCGATAGTCTCCCTACGAGACACAAAAAGCTAGCTTCAGCTAATGCTGATTCAACAAGTCTATCAAGCACTTTAACAGAAGCACATGAAGAAGCTGAATCAG AAGATAGTCACCAAGCGTGTTCTAGATTTCATTCATATCCAGACCGAGCATCTGGAATGGACAGTCATCTAGTGGAGAATAGGGATACCATCTGTAGTTCATATGGTTCACCTCAATCTTCAG TGGAGTATACACCACTTCCCGGTATAGATGGAGCCAGAAAGTGTGATCTTGGTAATTTTGCATCTGGTTCTCATAGAACAATTGATTTGGGATCTCAGGAACCAGTTTCTCAGCATTGTTCAAATG GTGAGATGGTATGCCACGATGATTTCAAGAATAATTTGTCAGTCCATGGAAATTGGCAG GATTTGATTGCAGATTCGAGCTATGATTTGGGACTACCTTCGGATCTACTTACTGTTAGGGGGCAATCGTACTTATATCCTGATGAGCAAGAAGAGCAACTAACACAATTGAATCTTCAATATCTGAATTCACTCGTGGAAGTTCAAGGTGACATTAATCAAGAGAATTGTATGGATATGCTAGAGCTTGGAGACTATTCTACAATCAAACAGCCTCATTTGAGCAGTGTAAAAATGGAAGAAGGCCTGAAAAAAGTTGACAGCTTCTCCCGATGGGTTGCCAAAGAGCTTGAGGATGTTGAGGAGTTGCATATGCAGCCAAGTAATCAAATGTCATGGAATGTTATAGATACTGAGGCTGATGGTTCCTGTCTGCCAAGCCAGTTGCATGTGGAATCagattcactgagtccctctctctctcggGATCAGGTTTTCAGCATCATTGATTTTTCACCTAATTGGGCTTATTCAAACTTGGAAACGAAG GTATTGATTACTGGAAGATTTCTTAAGAGTGAGGGCGAGCTGGTTGAGTACAAGTGGTCATGTATGTTTGGGGAAGTAGAGGTTCCTGCAGAGGTTTTAGCAGACGGGATACTTCGTTGTCATGCTCCCCCACACAAACCAGGAGTACTCCCTTTTTACGTGACATGTTCAAATAGATTGGCTTGTAGTGAAGTCAGAGAATTCGAATACAGATTTGGACCTTATCAGGAACTTGGTGCTGCCGATGTTTCTAGGACTGAGAAGCATCTCCTTGAACGAATTGAAAATTTATTGTCCTTGGGATCTGTTGGTAGTTGTTACAGTTCTGATAGTATGGAGGATTCTAAGGAGAAACAAAGCACAGTTAATAAAATCATCTGTATGATGGAGGAAGAGAATCAGCAGATGATAGAGAGAGTGTCGTACAATGATACATCCCAATGCAGGGTGAAAGAGGAtctatattttgaaagaaagCTGAAACAGAATTTCTATGCATGGCTGGTTCACCAAGTTACCTATGATGAAAGAGGGCGAACTCTTCTCGATGATGAAGGCCAAGGTGTACTTCATTTGGTAGCTGCACTTGGTTATGATTGGGCCTTAAAGGCAATTTTATCATCAGGGGTAAGTGTAGATTTTCGTGACATGAATGGATGGACTGCACTTCATTGGGCCGCATTTTATGGAAG GGAGAAGACTGTTGTTGGTCTTGTCTCTTTAGGTGCATCTCCTGGAGCATTGACAGACCCATCTGCTGAATTTCCTTTGGGTAGAACCCCTGCTGATCTGGCATCTGCCAATGGACACAAGGGAATATCTGGATTTCTTGCTGAATCTTCTTTGACCACTCACCTTTCTAAGCTTACTGTGACTGATGCAAAGGAAGAACTTGCTTCAGAAGTTTGTGGAGCAAAAGTTGGAGAAACAGTTACAGAGCGTGTGGCTGTTACAACTACTGAAAATGATGTGCCAGATGTACTGTCACTTAAGGATTCCCTGGCTGCTATACGCAATGCTACTCAAGCAGCTGCTCGGATACACCAAATTTTCAGGGTTCAGTCATTTCAGAGGAAGCAAATTATTGAGCATTGTGATAATGAGTTATCATCTGATGAGAATGCTCTTTCTATTGTAGCTTCTAGAGCTTGTAAGTTGGGGCAAAACAATGGTATAGCTCATGCGGCTGCCATTCAAATCCAGAAAAAGTTTCGTGGCTGGAATAAGAGAAAAGAGTTCCTTTTAATTCGACAAAAAATTGTTAAAATTCAG GCTCATATAAGGGGGCATCAAGTGAGGAAGAAATATAAACCAATTATCTGGTCGGTAGGAATTCTGGAGAAGGTGATATTGCGGTGGAGACGTAAAAGAAGTGGTTTGAGGGGATTTAGATCAGAGGCGGTCATGAATAAGCCAAGCACACAAGAGGACTCATTACCGGAGGATGATTATGATTTTCTAAAGGAAGGAAGAAAGCAGACTGAAGTCAGAATGCAAAAAGCCCTTGCTAGGGTGAAGTCCATGACTCAATATCCTGAGGGTCGTGCTCAATATCGTAGGCTGCTTAGTGCTGCTGAAGGACTTCGTGAAGTGAAG CAGGATGGTCCAACTCAAATTCCGGAGATCCCAGATGATACCGTCTACCCTGAAGAGGAGTTGTTTGATGTTGAAAGTCTGTTGGATGATGATACTTTCATGTCTATAGCATTTGAataa
- the LOC129885795 gene encoding calmodulin-binding transcription activator 2 isoform X3, producing the protein MADCGSDPPGFRLDITQILSEVQHRWLRPAEICEILRNHRKFHLTPEAPYRPVSGSVFLFDRKVLRYFRKDGHNWRKKKDGKTVKEAHEKLKVGSIDVLHCYYAHGEEDDNFQRRSYWMLEQDLMHIVFVHYLEVKGNKVNVGCIRSTKLAHSNYLNDCSLSDSLPTRHKKLASANADSTSLSSTLTEAHEEAESDSHQACSRFHSYPDRASGMDSHLVENRDTICSSYGSPQSSVEYTPLPGIDGARKCDLGNFASGSHRTIDLGSQEPVSQHCSNGEMVCHDDFKNNLSVHGNWQYSFGHSPLQFHGQNVNQDLIADSSYDLGLPSDLLTVRGQSYLYPDEQEEQLTQLNLQYLNSLVEVQGDINQENCMDMLELGDYSTIKQPHLSSVKMEEGLKKVDSFSRWVAKELEDVEELHMQPSNQMSWNVIDTEADGSCLPSQLHVESDSLSPSLSRDQVFSIIDFSPNWAYSNLETKVLITGRFLKSEGELVEYKWSCMFGEVEVPAEVLADGILRCHAPPHKPGVLPFYVTCSNRLACSEVREFEYRFGPYQELGAADVSRTEKHLLERIENLLSLGSVGSCYSSDSMEDSKEKQSTVNKIICMMEEENQQMIERVSYNDTSQCRVKEDLYFERKLKQNFYAWLVHQVTYDERGRTLLDDEGQGVLHLVAALGYDWALKAILSSGVSVDFRDMNGWTALHWAAFYGREKTVVGLVSLGASPGALTDPSAEFPLGRTPADLASANGHKGISGFLAESSLTTHLSKLTVTDAKEELASEVCGAKVGETVTERVAVTTTENDVPDVLSLKDSLAAIRNATQAAARIHQIFRVQSFQRKQIIEHCDNELSSDENALSIVASRACKLGQNNGIAHAAAIQIQKKFRGWNKRKEFLLIRQKIVKIQAHIRGHQVRKKYKPIIWSVGILEKVILRWRRKRSGLRGFRSEAVMNKPSTQEDSLPEDDYDFLKEGRKQTEVRMQKALARVKSMTQYPEGRAQYRRLLSAAEGLREVKQDGPTQIPEIPDDTVYPEEELFDVESLLDDDTFMSIAFE; encoded by the exons ATGGCGGATTGTGGATCGGATCCTCCCGGATTTAGATTAG ACATAACACAGATATTATCAGAAGTGCAGCATCGTTGGCTGAGACCCGCTGAGATTTGTGAAATCCTGCGGAACCATAGGAAGTTCCATTTAACCCCAGAGGCTCCATACAGGCCAGTTA GTGGCTCTGTTTTTCTTTTCGATAGGAAGGTTCTAAGATACTTTAGGAAGGATGGGCATAAttggaggaagaagaaggatgggaagACAGTTAAAGAAGCTCATGAGAAGCTGAAG GTTGGAAGTATTGATGTGCTACACTGCTATTATGCCCATGGAGAAGAAGATGATAATTTTCAAAGGCGCAGTTATTGGATGCTTGAACA GGATCTCATGCACATAGTTTTTGTCCACTATTTGGAAGTTAAG GGTAACAAGGTGAATGTCGGTTGCATCAGAAGCACTAAATTAGCTCACTCAAACTATCTGAATGACTGCTCATTGTCCGATAGTCTCCCTACGAGACACAAAAAGCTAGCTTCAGCTAATGCTGATTCAACAAGTCTATCAAGCACTTTAACAGAAGCACATGAAGAAGCTGAATCAG ATAGTCACCAAGCGTGTTCTAGATTTCATTCATATCCAGACCGAGCATCTGGAATGGACAGTCATCTAGTGGAGAATAGGGATACCATCTGTAGTTCATATGGTTCACCTCAATCTTCAG TGGAGTATACACCACTTCCCGGTATAGATGGAGCCAGAAAGTGTGATCTTGGTAATTTTGCATCTGGTTCTCATAGAACAATTGATTTGGGATCTCAGGAACCAGTTTCTCAGCATTGTTCAAATG GTGAGATGGTATGCCACGATGATTTCAAGAATAATTTGTCAGTCCATGGAAATTGGCAG TATTCTTTTGGGCACTCTCCGTTGCAGTTTCATGGACAAAATGTCAATCAGGATTTGATTGCAGATTCGAGCTATGATTTGGGACTACCTTCGGATCTACTTACTGTTAGGGGGCAATCGTACTTATATCCTGATGAGCAAGAAGAGCAACTAACACAATTGAATCTTCAATATCTGAATTCACTCGTGGAAGTTCAAGGTGACATTAATCAAGAGAATTGTATGGATATGCTAGAGCTTGGAGACTATTCTACAATCAAACAGCCTCATTTGAGCAGTGTAAAAATGGAAGAAGGCCTGAAAAAAGTTGACAGCTTCTCCCGATGGGTTGCCAAAGAGCTTGAGGATGTTGAGGAGTTGCATATGCAGCCAAGTAATCAAATGTCATGGAATGTTATAGATACTGAGGCTGATGGTTCCTGTCTGCCAAGCCAGTTGCATGTGGAATCagattcactgagtccctctctctctcggGATCAGGTTTTCAGCATCATTGATTTTTCACCTAATTGGGCTTATTCAAACTTGGAAACGAAG GTATTGATTACTGGAAGATTTCTTAAGAGTGAGGGCGAGCTGGTTGAGTACAAGTGGTCATGTATGTTTGGGGAAGTAGAGGTTCCTGCAGAGGTTTTAGCAGACGGGATACTTCGTTGTCATGCTCCCCCACACAAACCAGGAGTACTCCCTTTTTACGTGACATGTTCAAATAGATTGGCTTGTAGTGAAGTCAGAGAATTCGAATACAGATTTGGACCTTATCAGGAACTTGGTGCTGCCGATGTTTCTAGGACTGAGAAGCATCTCCTTGAACGAATTGAAAATTTATTGTCCTTGGGATCTGTTGGTAGTTGTTACAGTTCTGATAGTATGGAGGATTCTAAGGAGAAACAAAGCACAGTTAATAAAATCATCTGTATGATGGAGGAAGAGAATCAGCAGATGATAGAGAGAGTGTCGTACAATGATACATCCCAATGCAGGGTGAAAGAGGAtctatattttgaaagaaagCTGAAACAGAATTTCTATGCATGGCTGGTTCACCAAGTTACCTATGATGAAAGAGGGCGAACTCTTCTCGATGATGAAGGCCAAGGTGTACTTCATTTGGTAGCTGCACTTGGTTATGATTGGGCCTTAAAGGCAATTTTATCATCAGGGGTAAGTGTAGATTTTCGTGACATGAATGGATGGACTGCACTTCATTGGGCCGCATTTTATGGAAG GGAGAAGACTGTTGTTGGTCTTGTCTCTTTAGGTGCATCTCCTGGAGCATTGACAGACCCATCTGCTGAATTTCCTTTGGGTAGAACCCCTGCTGATCTGGCATCTGCCAATGGACACAAGGGAATATCTGGATTTCTTGCTGAATCTTCTTTGACCACTCACCTTTCTAAGCTTACTGTGACTGATGCAAAGGAAGAACTTGCTTCAGAAGTTTGTGGAGCAAAAGTTGGAGAAACAGTTACAGAGCGTGTGGCTGTTACAACTACTGAAAATGATGTGCCAGATGTACTGTCACTTAAGGATTCCCTGGCTGCTATACGCAATGCTACTCAAGCAGCTGCTCGGATACACCAAATTTTCAGGGTTCAGTCATTTCAGAGGAAGCAAATTATTGAGCATTGTGATAATGAGTTATCATCTGATGAGAATGCTCTTTCTATTGTAGCTTCTAGAGCTTGTAAGTTGGGGCAAAACAATGGTATAGCTCATGCGGCTGCCATTCAAATCCAGAAAAAGTTTCGTGGCTGGAATAAGAGAAAAGAGTTCCTTTTAATTCGACAAAAAATTGTTAAAATTCAG GCTCATATAAGGGGGCATCAAGTGAGGAAGAAATATAAACCAATTATCTGGTCGGTAGGAATTCTGGAGAAGGTGATATTGCGGTGGAGACGTAAAAGAAGTGGTTTGAGGGGATTTAGATCAGAGGCGGTCATGAATAAGCCAAGCACACAAGAGGACTCATTACCGGAGGATGATTATGATTTTCTAAAGGAAGGAAGAAAGCAGACTGAAGTCAGAATGCAAAAAGCCCTTGCTAGGGTGAAGTCCATGACTCAATATCCTGAGGGTCGTGCTCAATATCGTAGGCTGCTTAGTGCTGCTGAAGGACTTCGTGAAGTGAAG CAGGATGGTCCAACTCAAATTCCGGAGATCCCAGATGATACCGTCTACCCTGAAGAGGAGTTGTTTGATGTTGAAAGTCTGTTGGATGATGATACTTTCATGTCTATAGCATTTGAataa